Proteins encoded by one window of Acidimicrobiia bacterium:
- a CDS encoding ABC transporter ATP-binding protein: protein MALKVEGLSKSYGSTLALDGVDLAVQPGVILGLLGPNGAGKTSLVSIVAGLRRPDAGTVHVGGVDAVRHPQRAQQLIGYAPQETGVYLPLTVRDNLRFFAGLAGLRGRQLRDRIDAVATALGLDELFDRRALELSGGERRRLHTAIALVHRPQLVLLDEPTTGADVRTRGEILRLVRSLADDGSAVVYSTHYLQEIEELDAYVTFIDRGRIVARGRLDELVRRHGSSALQLSFDGHVPEGVRVEGAVVDGPTVRIPAEDPARAAAQILSRLGPESAELRAIEVIRPSLETVFLSVTGRRYDEHAAVPVP, encoded by the coding sequence GTGGCGCTGAAGGTCGAGGGGCTGTCCAAGTCCTACGGGTCGACGCTCGCTCTCGACGGCGTGGACCTGGCCGTGCAGCCCGGCGTCATCCTCGGCCTCTTGGGCCCCAACGGCGCTGGCAAGACCTCGCTGGTCTCGATCGTCGCCGGCCTCCGCCGACCGGACGCCGGCACGGTCCACGTCGGCGGCGTCGACGCCGTCCGGCACCCCCAGCGGGCCCAGCAGCTGATCGGCTACGCACCCCAGGAAACTGGCGTGTACCTGCCCCTCACGGTGCGAGACAACCTGCGCTTCTTCGCCGGGCTCGCCGGCCTGCGCGGCCGGCAGCTCCGCGACCGGATCGACGCCGTCGCCACAGCCTTGGGGTTGGACGAGCTGTTCGACCGGCGCGCGTTGGAGCTCTCGGGTGGGGAGCGTCGACGGCTGCACACGGCGATCGCGCTCGTGCACCGCCCCCAGCTGGTGCTCCTCGACGAGCCCACCACGGGCGCCGACGTCCGCACCCGCGGCGAGATCCTGCGACTGGTCCGCAGCCTCGCCGACGACGGCTCTGCGGTCGTCTACTCGACCCACTACCTCCAGGAAATCGAGGAGCTCGACGCGTACGTCACCTTCATCGATCGCGGCCGCATCGTGGCCCGGGGCCGACTCGACGAGCTGGTTCGCCGCCACGGGTCAAGCGCGCTCCAGCTCAGCTTCGACGGCCACGTCCCCGAAGGGGTGCGCGTCGAGGGGGCCGTCGTCGACGGTCCCACGGTACGGATCCCGGCGGAGGATCCCGCCCGCGCGGCCGCGCAGATCCTGTCCCGCCTCGGTCCCGAGAGCGCCGAGCTCCGGGCCATCGAGGTCATCCGCCCCAGCCTCGAGACCGTGTTCCTCAGCGTCACGGGTCGTCGCTACGACGAGCACGCCGCCGTGCCCGTCCCATGA
- a CDS encoding cytochrome P450 — translation MTDVAPGFDPFVLPDTIQLGAVEDPYPHLAVARRRGPVQVGWPLPVDPGSADEGADPWFSVLGHDEVVTVLRDQETFSSKILGDLMGPMLAQTLTALDEPEHRAHRALVAPTFRPKLLARWEQGLVRRVVDELIDAFAGSGSTDLVRSLTFAFPVRVIARILGLPERDSQQFQRWSIDLLSILVDWDRGVAASDALRAYFADRVAERRISPRDDLISELIASEVDGHRLTDDDIFAFLILLLPAGVETTYRSLGNLLLALLTHPEQLDEAIETLELRPAAIEEGLRWETPVVTVVRQCVRDTELAGLEIPAGRGLNVFLGSANRDERHYQDPDRFDIHRAPAPHVSFGSGPHMCLGMHLARMETRVALDAILERLHDLRLDPDAPRPKIVGSLFRSPDALPVLFRA, via the coding sequence GTGACCGACGTCGCGCCCGGGTTCGATCCGTTCGTGCTGCCCGACACCATCCAGCTCGGGGCGGTGGAGGATCCCTACCCGCATCTGGCCGTGGCTCGGCGCCGGGGACCGGTGCAGGTCGGATGGCCACTGCCCGTCGACCCGGGCAGCGCTGATGAGGGCGCCGACCCTTGGTTCAGCGTGCTCGGCCACGACGAGGTGGTCACCGTGCTGCGGGACCAGGAGACCTTCTCCTCGAAGATCCTCGGCGATCTCATGGGGCCGATGCTGGCGCAGACGCTGACCGCGTTGGACGAGCCCGAGCATCGTGCTCATCGAGCGCTCGTGGCGCCGACGTTCCGACCCAAGCTTCTGGCCCGCTGGGAGCAGGGGCTGGTCCGCCGGGTCGTCGACGAGCTCATCGACGCATTCGCCGGGTCCGGCTCGACTGACCTGGTTCGAAGCCTGACCTTCGCGTTCCCAGTACGGGTGATCGCTCGCATCCTCGGACTTCCGGAGCGCGATTCTCAGCAGTTTCAGCGCTGGTCGATCGATCTCCTCAGCATCCTGGTCGATTGGGACCGGGGGGTCGCGGCCTCAGACGCGCTCCGTGCCTACTTCGCCGATCGAGTGGCAGAACGCCGCATCAGCCCACGCGACGATCTCATCAGTGAGCTCATCGCGAGCGAGGTCGACGGGCACCGGCTGACCGACGATGACATCTTCGCCTTCCTGATCTTGCTGCTCCCGGCCGGCGTCGAGACCACGTACCGGTCACTGGGCAACCTGTTGCTCGCGCTGCTCACGCACCCGGAGCAGCTCGACGAGGCCATCGAGACCCTCGAGCTGCGCCCGGCTGCGATCGAGGAAGGACTCCGCTGGGAGACGCCGGTGGTGACGGTGGTCCGCCAGTGTGTGCGCGACACCGAGCTGGCGGGCCTCGAGATACCGGCGGGTCGAGGGCTGAACGTGTTCCTCGGGTCGGCGAATCGCGACGAGCGGCACTACCAAGACCCCGATCGCTTCGACATCCATCGCGCCCCAGCTCCGCACGTGTCCTTTGGGTCCGGGCCGCACATGTGTCTCGGCATGCACCTCGCCCGTATGGAGACCCGCGTCGCCCTCGACGCGATCCTCGAGCGGCTCCACGACCTGCGCCTCGATCCCGACGCCCCGCGCCCCAAGATCGTGGGCAGCCTCTTCCGGTCACCGGACGCGCTCCCGGTCCTGTTCAGGGCGTGA
- a CDS encoding TetR/AcrR family transcriptional regulator produces the protein MTFEPLTADRRRAMTRHHLLDAAGIVFARNGFHGSTLKEVATAAGFSKGAVYSNFKSKDDLFLALLDERIQRQYAIVAEVLDFGPHDKTQQLPRIRDLMGSIQSTFWDDTWSALYLEFVLYARRNPEAQAKLAATAERSRQLVQELIEHEYAAVGVKGNYPTRELAEISLALFNGLGVNRLVDPSAITEQTLDVTLALLYDSMGVDRPVVVSGSRPPRRRDDRQAKPSGVSH, from the coding sequence GTGACGTTCGAGCCGCTCACCGCCGATCGTCGGCGGGCCATGACCCGTCACCACCTCCTCGACGCGGCCGGCATCGTCTTTGCCCGCAACGGGTTCCACGGCTCCACCCTCAAGGAGGTGGCAACGGCTGCGGGCTTCAGCAAGGGGGCGGTGTATTCCAACTTCAAGAGCAAAGACGACCTGTTCCTGGCGCTGCTCGACGAGCGGATCCAGCGCCAGTACGCCATCGTGGCCGAGGTCCTCGATTTCGGCCCCCACGACAAGACTCAACAACTCCCCCGCATCCGCGACCTGATGGGCAGCATCCAGTCCACGTTCTGGGACGACACCTGGAGCGCGCTCTACCTCGAGTTCGTCCTCTACGCGAGACGAAACCCCGAGGCGCAAGCCAAGCTGGCCGCGACCGCCGAACGGTCACGCCAGCTGGTCCAAGAGTTGATCGAACACGAGTACGCGGCCGTCGGCGTGAAAGGCAACTACCCGACCCGCGAACTGGCCGAGATCTCCTTAGCGCTGTTCAACGGCCTCGGCGTCAACCGCCTTGTCGACCCATCGGCCATCACCGAACAGACCCTCGACGTCACCCTGGCCTTGCTCTACGACTCGATGGGCGTCGACCGCCCCGTGGTGGTGTCAGGCTCGAGACCACCGAGGCGCCGCGACGACCGGCAGGCGAAGCCAAGCGGCGTGTCGCATC